One Oryza glaberrima chromosome 11, OglaRS2, whole genome shotgun sequence genomic region harbors:
- the LOC127753920 gene encoding putative disease resistance RPP13-like protein 1 produces MSGADLQRVVDMLGSARMESQFQLLRAGNLLDELRRVVAVVHGHAAVRKGANRRLIFCIMSLSARLGDVLEAVLRRQARAEAWHQVPAFLLGSRVFRRDNARQLRQSLHDFKQLKSYLLGAHDADVVRYEGGLSGGGADVHHPPPRVQAAGGPMLGRRKLVEKMVSALLADRARTGEAAGGAPAAAPLVVPIVGGPGVGKTRLAQAVFLDDRVRGRFDVRRWVHVSPHPHLAKMMAMISPAKWPPRLEYTSSMTKTIKILIRQALLGRSYLLVLDDVWNDTPGGGGGGGGGGSLELDSLIGHLPPEGKIILTTRIPAVVSRMATTTTVKPIYLKPLGDKLSFSLARRWTSRLPPPSDGGCPSEIIQEAALVIAKKCGGVPFLLEYACRLLCLPQLDMNFWLRFMEDETNSDPDHVWGRLPAYIDMLPEEKFWQRFLHNFHGLPDADVILDSAFVSYQHLLFDLRGCLLYCSLFPSDYVFDAEQLADLLAVEGFIPPTVSGRQRRGFLQVLFDECFHPLQESLHGGSPSAYRMHKMLHIFAQSMEREFISVSRAGQVTWITSRARARSEHSVRHVSLIVHPLITSLPGDWSAFKDLRTLVLIHQGEIRLHDQPKCEVKVIPQMLCQSLEHLQVLSLKSMKIDTIPRNFEMLSSLRYLNLSRSEIETIPRSVSRLQDLQVLILSHCEMLKKLHKNTAKLSRLQKLDLEGCCCLVELPQNMTKMKSLEYLNVLDCSLLSQMPQGVGQLKNLSTLLGYVASCNDGRAISELHSLPNLHRLCLESLDKIMDPEEARYAELDRKRYLESLQLRWNMETENNSATAYAVLETLRPPQHLKTLEIVAYEGENFPTWMRSRQPYLSSLVEIRLVNLKACERTLPPLGLLPCLKIAEISGAKTISCIDNSFYGLNGTFRSLEKLILSFMPSLEVWEKAQSDSRATIFPCLTELTIIQCPRFRALHMELPAVEKLILWMNNKMLYSTKGGLAGVVRSLEHVSVSFCEELLASSDCEALQELAGLEKLDICGCHELTCIPQGLQHLSSLRRLTIDNCSNLEKLPSWLKNLPNLQLVYLSGCPMLQSIPQEVRECHNIDIIVEDCPNLPGPSGIFTTLSEDYMKGLQ; encoded by the coding sequence ATGTCGGGTGCGGATCTGCAACGGGTGGTGGACATGCTGGGGTCGGCGCGCATGGAGAGCCAGTTCCAGCTGCTGCGTGCCGGCAACCTGCTCGACGAATTGCGCCGCGTCGTGGCCGTCGTCcacggccacgccgccgtccgGAAGGGGGCCAACAGGAGGCTGATTTTCTGCATCATGTCCCTGAGCGCACGTCTCGGCGACGTGCTCGAGGCCGTGCTGAGACGGCAGGCGAGAGCCGAGGCGTGGCACCAGGTGCCGGCATTCCTCCTCGGCAGCCGCGTCTTCCGCCGCGACAACGCACGCCAGCTCCGGCAATCCTTGCACGATTTCAAGCAGCTCAAGTCCTACTTATTGGGCGCCCACGATGCCGATGTGGTCCGGTATGAAGGAGGCctgtccggcggcggcgcggacgtccaccacccgccgcctcgTGTGCAGGCGGCTGGAGGGCCGATGCTGGGGAGGCGCAAGCTGGTGGAGAAGATGGTGAGCGCGCTGCTCGCGGACCGAGCACGAACAGGCGAGGCCGCCGGTGGTgcgcctgcggcggcgccgttgGTGGTGCCCATCGTGGGGGGCCCTGGAGTTGGCAAGACTCGGCTGGCGCAGGCCGTGTTCCTCGACGACAGGGTCAGGGGCAGGTTCGACGTGCGGCGCTGGGTGCACGTCTCGCCGCACCCCCACCTCGCCAAGATGATGGCGATGATCTCGCCGGCGAAGTGGCCGCCCAGGCTCGAGTACACGAGTAGCATGACCAAGACCATAAAGATCCTCATCCGCCAGGCGCTGCTGGGCCGCAGCTACCTCTTGGTCCTCGACGACGTGTGGAACGAcacacccggcggcggcggcggcggcggcggcggcgggtcgctCGAGCTGGACTCCCTCATAGGACACCTACCTCCCGAGGGCAAGATCATCCTCACCACCCGGATTCCGGCTGTCGTTTCCAggatggccaccaccaccaccgtcaagCCCATCTACTTGAAGCCATTGGGCGACAAGCTCTCCTTCTCCCTCGCACGCAGATGGACATCACGCCTGCCCCCGCCCAGTGATGGCGGCTGTCCCTCTGAGATCATCCAAGAAGCTGCCCTTGTGATTGCCAAGAAATGTGGCGGCGTGCCATTCCTACTGGAATACGCATGCAGATTGCTCTGTCTGCCGCAGCTGGACATGAACTTCTGGCTGAGATTTATGGAAGACGAAACCAACAGTGATCCAGACCACGTTTGGGGACGGCTACCAGCTTACATAGACATGCTTCCCGAGGAGAAGTTCTGGCAACGATTTCTTCACAATTTCCATGGGCTCCCCGACGCCGATGTGATCTTGGACAGTGCCTTCGTCAGCTACCAACACCTACTGTTCGACCTGCGTGGCTGCCTCCTGTATTGCTCGCTCTTCCCTTCAGACTATGTGTTTGATGCCGAGCAGCTGGCAGATCTTTTGGCAGTCGAAGGTTTCATACCACCCACGGTGTCCGGAAGACAGCGAAGAGGGTTTCTGCAGGTGCTCTTTGACGAGTGCTTCCATCCACTGCAAGAATCACTGCACGGTGGATCGCCGTCGGCATACAGGATGCACAAGATGTTACACATCTTTGCTCAGAGCATGGAAAGGGAGTTCATCTCAGTCAGCAGAGCTGGTCAGGTGACTTGGATCACTAGTAGAGCTAGAGCAAGATCAGAGCATTCCGTTCGGCATGTGTCGCTAATAGTTCATCCTCTGATTACATCGTTACCTGGCGACTGGTCTGCATTCAAGGACTTGAGGACACTTGTCTTAATTCATCAAGGAGAAATACGCCTTCATGATCAGCCTAAGTGTGAGGTCAAAGTTATCCCTCAGATGCTTTGCCAATCTCTTGAACATCTACAAGTCTTGAGCTTGAAATCTATGAAGATCGACACGATCCCTCGTAATTTCGAGATGCTGTCCAGCTTGAGATATCTCAACCTTTCACGGTCGGAAATTGAAACTATTCCCAGGTCAGTCTCTAGATTGCAAGATCTGCAAGTTCTTATACTGTCCCATTGTGAAATGCTCAAGAAACTGCACAAAAACACAGCCAAGCTTTCACGATTACAAAAACTGGACCTTGAAGGCTGTTGCTGTCTTGTTGAATTGCCTCAAAACATGACTAAAATGAAGAGCCTTGAGTATCTAAATGTGCTTGATTGCTCCCTGCTCTCTCAAATGCCCCAAGGGGTGGGTCAGCTCAAAAACCTTTCCACACTACTGGGCTATGTTGCATCCTGCAATGATGGACGGGCTATTTCAGAGTTGCACTCGTTGCCAAACCTGCATAGGCTATGCCTCGAAAGCCTTGACAAAATAATGGACCCTGAAGAAGCAAGATATGCGGAGCTTGACCGCAAGAGATACCTTGAGTCATTGCAATTGAGGTGGAACATGGAAACTGAAAATAACAGTGCAACAGCTTATGCAGTTCTTGAAACTCTTCGGCCACCACAACACTTGAAAACATTAGAGATTGTTGCATATGAAGGAGAAAATTTCCCAACTTGGATGAGAAGCAGACAACCCTATCTCAGTTCGCTCGTTGAGATCAGGTTAGTCAATCTGAAAGCTTGTGAGAGAACGCTACCTCCGCTGGGGCTATTACCATGTCTGAAGATTGCCGAGATAAGTGGAGCTAAAACTATAAGCTGTATTGACAATAGTTTCTACGGTCTAAATGGCACATTCCGCTCGTTAGAGAAGCTGATTTTGTCTTTCATGCCTAGCCTTGAAGTGTGGGAAAAGGCACAGAGTGACAGTAGGGCAACTATATTTCCTTGTCTTACAGAATTGACAATTATTCAGTGCCCCAGATTCAGAGCGCTGCATATGGAGCTGCCTGCAGTTGAAAAGTTGATCTTGTGGATGAACAACAAAATGCTTTATAGTACAAAGGGAGGCCTGGCAGGTGTGGTGAGGAGCCTGGAACATGTTTCAGTTTCTTTCTGCGAAGAGCTGCTAGCTTCTTCAGATTGTGAGGCATTGCAGGAACTTGCTGGTCTTGAGAAGTTGGACATATGTGGATGCCATGAGCTCACATGCATCCCCCAGGGCTTGCAGCATCTTTCCTCTCTCAGACGATTGACAATAGATAATTGCAGTAATCTGGAGAAACTACCAAGTTGGCTCAAGAACCTTCCTAACCTGCAACTA
- the LOC127753925 gene encoding disease resistance RPP13-like protein 4, whose product MSALARTNTTAQGVEEDIIVPLLARLATIRAVLDAAPAPTPTPDRQDAPSTATERAAAAEEENARAEAGALLEKVRGEMSHLRAVFRRIDDADKRIRYGFDPVEERIDDALQHARPDAGHVREALLAVDADIEAIRSSIREVYRFPCDGDERRGPPPRATAPATGVVMTRRMGEIRRGPQMRHLSLAIGGFEARLRCCVLTLAAFPECAVIKKRLLIHWWLGEGFVRSAAEGKSRFDELIAKGFIVPIPGHLCSTVHRCTVRPWMRDLLTGVAKRSAFLDLDPGNDFTLARRACLNAGRMSSGFSAEARAIYNVDQKYLELDDAWFAGKKELRALQLGQWREFGPLEQIANPMDSHIELSGVEHLAGMESCKNLRYISFRGISRIESLSDSIGKLRDLTVLDLRACHNLEELGQGITRLDRLEYLDLSECHLLVGMPKGIGRLTRLEVLKGFVVANPSRREPCHLNEITKLNKLRKLGIVIGTMAVPTDDEFMKLGEFRALESLKIRWGVLASDNKGKIEASSHQKPIDKMKFALPPNLKKLDLRCFPLTDFAQWVMPKDVKKLYIRGGKLMTLGDEQGWEAEVLRLRFLNDLEYDHDRLKRSFRKLKPENTEIHACPKFIRGQ is encoded by the coding sequence ATGTCCGCGCTCGCTCGGACGAACACCACCGCGCAGGGCGTGGAGGAGGACATCATCGTTCCGCTCCTCGCCCGCCTCGCCACCATCCGCGCCGTCCTcgacgccgcgcccgcgcccacgcccacACCCGATCGCCAAGatgcgccgtcgacggcgacggagcgcgccgccgccgccgaggaagagAACGCCAGAGCCGAGGCGGGCGCGCTGCTGGAGAAGGTCCGCGGGGAGATGTCCCACCTCCGGGCCGTCTTCCGCCGCATCGACGACGCCGACAAGCGCATCCGCTACGGCTTCGACCCCGTCGAGGAGCGCATCGACGACGCGCTCCAGCACGCGCGCCCCGACGCGGGCCACGTCCGCGAGgcgctcctcgccgtcgacgccgacatCGAGGCCATCAGGTCCAGCATCCGCGAGGTCTACAGGTTCCCCTGCGACGGCGACGAACGCCGTGGTCCCCCACCGCGGGCGACCGCGCCGGCCACGGGCGTGGtgatgacgaggaggatggGGGAGATCCGGCGCGGCCCGCAGATGCGGCACCTCAGCCTCGCCATCGGCGGCTTCGAGGCGCGGCTCCGCTGCTGCGTGCTCACCCTCGCCGCGTTCCCGGAGTGCGCCGTGATCAAGAAGCGCCTCCTCATCCACTGGTGGCTCGGCGAGGGCTTCGtccgctccgccgccgaggGGAAGAGCCGCTTCGACGAGCTCATCGCCAAGGGCTTCATCGTCCCGATCCCCGGCCATCTCTGCTCCACCGTCCACCGCTGCACGGTGCGGCCATGGATGCGCGACCTCCTCACCGGCGTGGCCAAACGCAGCGCCTTCCTCGACCTCGACCCCGGCAACGACTTCACCCTGGCGCGCCGCGCGTGCCTGAACGCCGGCAGGATGTCCTCGGGGTTCAGCGCCGAGGCGAGAGCCATCTACAACGTCGACCAGAAATACCTCGAGCTCGACGACGCCTGGTTCGCCGGGAAGAAGGAGCTGCGCGCGCTGCAGCTCGGTCAGTGGCGAGAGTTCGGCCCCCTCGAGCAGATTGCCAACCCCATGGACAGCCACATCGAGCTCAGCGGCGTCGAACACCTCGCGGGCATGGAGAGCTGCAAGAATCTCAGGTACATCAGCTTCAGGGGAATCTCAAGAATCGAGTCCCTGTCCGATTCGATCGGCAAGCTGCGTGATCTCACCGTGCTGGATCTCCGGGCATGCCATAATCTGGAGGAATTGGGGCAAGGGATCACAAGGCTGGATCGATTGGAGTATCTCGACTTGTCTGAGTGCCACCTGCTCGTCGGAATGCCTAAAGGGATTGGCCGGCTCACACGGCTCGAGGTCCTCAAGGGGTTTGTGGTTGCAAATCCTAGCAGGAGAGAGCCCTGCCATCTCAATGAGATCACCAAGCTGAACAAGCTCAGGAAGCTTGGCATTGTGATTGGCACAATGGCTGTTCCGACAGATGATGAGTTCATGAAATTGGGCGAGTTCAGGGCGCTCGAATCGCTCAAGATCAGATGGGGTGTGCTGGCTTCTGATAACAAAGGGAAAATTGAAGCATCGTCGCATCAAAAACCGATCGACAAAATGAAGTTTGCGCTTCCTCCAAATCTGAAGAAGCTAGATCTCCGATGCTTCCCGCTGACGGATTTCGCTCAGTGGGTTATGCCGAAGGATGTTAAGAAGCTGTACATTAGGGGAGGAAAACTGATGACACTTGGAGATGAACAGGGCTGGGAGGCAGAGGTGCTTCGGCTGAGATTTCTGAATGATCTCGAGTATGATCACGACCGGCTTAAACGATCATTCAGGAAGCTCAAACCTGAAAATACAGAGATCCATGCATGTCCAAAGTTCATCCGTGGACAATGA
- the LOC127753930 gene encoding uncharacterized protein LOC127753930 isoform X1: MVWPVVEGLRQDKTKMRYQNTSCCSRLWGSSVGLGLEKRIFALQARSKRHLTIMASSPDKGKETAAAAVDPPSSSSPADSSSGSSPDKKENNNNNMGEAAAVAGDEGKKKKTAMMTKTKKMVRMSQSYINLLMSFDPPPLEPVRGLTKEEDRFARIDALAAELERGIRAVAETVRTQYEQGGYVEYEPGADLLACPDPESIFYS, translated from the exons ATGGTCTGGCCTGTTGTAGAAGGGCTGAGACAAGACAAGACAAAAATGCGGTACCAAAATACAAGTTGCTGCTCCCGTTTGTGGGGTTCTTCAG TAGGACTCGGGTTGGAGAAGCGGATCTTTGCATTGCAGGCGAGGAGTAAGAGGCATCTGACGATCATGGCGAGCTCGCCGGATAAAGGGAAAGAGacagcagccgcagccgtggACCCGCCGTCATCGTCTTCTCCGGCGGACTCGTCCTCCGGATCCTCACCGGACAAGAAggagaacaacaacaacaacatgggagaagcggcggcggtggctggagacgaggggaagaagaagaagacggcgatgatgacgaagacgaagaagatGGTGAGGATGTCGCAGTCGTATATCAACCTGCTCATGTCGTTcgacccgccgccgctggagcccGTGAGGGGCCTCACCAAGGAGGAGGATCGCTTCGCGAGGATCGACGCGCTGGCGGCGGAGTTGGAGAGGGGGATCCGCGCGGTGGCGGAGACGGTGAGGACGCAGTACGAGCAGGGAGGGTACGTCGAATACGAGCCCGGCGCCGACCTGCTCGCGTGTCCTGACCCGGAAAGTATTTTCTACAGCTAG
- the LOC127753930 gene encoding uncharacterized protein LOC127753930 isoform X2, giving the protein MVWPVVEGLRQDKTKMRYQNTSCCSRLWGSSGLGLEKRIFALQARSKRHLTIMASSPDKGKETAAAAVDPPSSSSPADSSSGSSPDKKENNNNNMGEAAAVAGDEGKKKKTAMMTKTKKMVRMSQSYINLLMSFDPPPLEPVRGLTKEEDRFARIDALAAELERGIRAVAETVRTQYEQGGYVEYEPGADLLACPDPESIFYS; this is encoded by the exons ATGGTCTGGCCTGTTGTAGAAGGGCTGAGACAAGACAAGACAAAAATGCGGTACCAAAATACAAGTTGCTGCTCCCGTTTGTGGGGTTCTTCAG GACTCGGGTTGGAGAAGCGGATCTTTGCATTGCAGGCGAGGAGTAAGAGGCATCTGACGATCATGGCGAGCTCGCCGGATAAAGGGAAAGAGacagcagccgcagccgtggACCCGCCGTCATCGTCTTCTCCGGCGGACTCGTCCTCCGGATCCTCACCGGACAAGAAggagaacaacaacaacaacatgggagaagcggcggcggtggctggagacgaggggaagaagaagaagacggcgatgatgacgaagacgaagaagatGGTGAGGATGTCGCAGTCGTATATCAACCTGCTCATGTCGTTcgacccgccgccgctggagcccGTGAGGGGCCTCACCAAGGAGGAGGATCGCTTCGCGAGGATCGACGCGCTGGCGGCGGAGTTGGAGAGGGGGATCCGCGCGGTGGCGGAGACGGTGAGGACGCAGTACGAGCAGGGAGGGTACGTCGAATACGAGCCCGGCGCCGACCTGCTCGCGTGTCCTGACCCGGAAAGTATTTTCTACAGCTAG
- the LOC127753930 gene encoding uncharacterized protein LOC127753930 isoform X3, whose translation MASSPDKGKETAAAAVDPPSSSSPADSSSGSSPDKKENNNNNMGEAAAVAGDEGKKKKTAMMTKTKKMVRMSQSYINLLMSFDPPPLEPVRGLTKEEDRFARIDALAAELERGIRAVAETVRTQYEQGGYVEYEPGADLLACPDPESIFYS comes from the coding sequence ATGGCGAGCTCGCCGGATAAAGGGAAAGAGacagcagccgcagccgtggACCCGCCGTCATCGTCTTCTCCGGCGGACTCGTCCTCCGGATCCTCACCGGACAAGAAggagaacaacaacaacaacatgggagaagcggcggcggtggctggagacgaggggaagaagaagaagacggcgatgatgacgaagacgaagaagatGGTGAGGATGTCGCAGTCGTATATCAACCTGCTCATGTCGTTcgacccgccgccgctggagcccGTGAGGGGCCTCACCAAGGAGGAGGATCGCTTCGCGAGGATCGACGCGCTGGCGGCGGAGTTGGAGAGGGGGATCCGCGCGGTGGCGGAGACGGTGAGGACGCAGTACGAGCAGGGAGGGTACGTCGAATACGAGCCCGGCGCCGACCTGCTCGCGTGTCCTGACCCGGAAAGTATTTTCTACAGCTAG